The proteins below are encoded in one region of Fibrella aestuarina BUZ 2:
- the argG gene encoding argininosuccinate synthase, with protein sequence MADKQKVVLAFSGGLDTSFCVKYLTEDKGMEVHSVLVDTGGFSADELAAIEARAYSLGVASHAVVSKTDDYYQDCLKFLVFGNVLKNNTYPLSVSAERIFQAIAVGEYARQIGASAIAHGSTGAGNDQVRFDMAFRIIVPEAEIITPIRDLRLSREAEIEYLKSKGVDQEWHKAAYSINKGLWGTSVGGKETLTSNQYLPESAWPTQVTKSGDETVTLTFTHGELTGINDETFKNPVGAIQRLTELAGPYGIGRDIHVGDTIIGIKGRVGFEAPAPLIIIKAHHALEKHVLTKNQLTWKEQLGNYYGTMLHEGQFMDPVMRNIETFLADTQGHVTGKVFVQLAPYRFTVLGIESPYDLMSAKFGSYGEMNNAWTGDDVRGFSKVASNQVMIYERVKNNE encoded by the coding sequence ATGGCTGATAAACAAAAAGTTGTTCTTGCATTTAGCGGAGGGCTCGACACCTCCTTTTGTGTAAAATACCTGACCGAAGATAAGGGCATGGAGGTCCACTCGGTGCTGGTGGATACGGGGGGCTTCTCGGCCGACGAACTGGCGGCCATCGAAGCGCGGGCCTATTCGCTAGGGGTTGCCTCGCACGCCGTGGTGTCGAAAACCGACGATTATTATCAGGATTGCCTGAAGTTTCTGGTATTTGGTAACGTGCTGAAAAACAACACGTACCCACTAAGCGTATCGGCGGAGCGGATCTTTCAGGCCATTGCCGTTGGCGAATATGCCCGGCAAATTGGGGCGTCGGCGATTGCGCACGGCAGTACGGGTGCTGGTAATGATCAGGTACGTTTCGATATGGCATTCCGGATCATCGTGCCCGAGGCCGAAATCATCACGCCCATCCGTGACCTGCGGTTGTCGCGGGAGGCCGAAATCGAGTATCTCAAAAGCAAAGGTGTTGATCAGGAGTGGCACAAAGCCGCCTATTCGATCAATAAAGGCTTGTGGGGTACGTCGGTAGGGGGTAAGGAAACACTCACGTCGAACCAGTACCTGCCCGAATCGGCCTGGCCGACGCAGGTAACCAAATCGGGTGACGAAACCGTAACCCTGACCTTTACGCATGGTGAATTGACGGGCATCAACGACGAAACGTTCAAGAACCCCGTTGGCGCTATTCAACGCCTCACCGAACTGGCTGGCCCGTATGGTATTGGCCGCGACATTCACGTGGGCGACACCATTATCGGTATCAAAGGGCGCGTAGGCTTCGAGGCACCAGCCCCGTTGATCATCATCAAGGCCCACCACGCGCTGGAGAAGCACGTTCTGACCAAAAACCAACTGACCTGGAAAGAGCAGCTGGGCAATTACTACGGTACCATGCTCCACGAAGGGCAGTTTATGGACCCCGTCATGCGGAACATCGAGACCTTCCTGGCCGACACACAAGGCCACGTAACAGGCAAGGTGTTTGTGCAACTGGCGCCGTATCGGTTCACGGTGTTGGGTATCGAGTCACCATACGACCTAATGTCGGCGAAATTTGGTTCATACGGTGAGATGAACAATGCCTGGACTGGCGACGACGTGCGCGGCTTCTCGAAAGTCGCCTCCAACCAGGTCATGATTTACGAACGCGTTAAAAACAATGAATAA
- a CDS encoding replication-associated recombination protein A: protein MNTGTIPLPERVRPRVLDDVIGQQQLIGPSGALRRAVEAGRLPSMILWGPPGVGKTTLALLLAEAVKRPFVALSAINAGVKEVRDVLSRPAGLFPPVVFIDEIHRFNKSQQDALLGAVEKGQITLIGATTENPSFEVNSALLSRCQVYVLEVLDRDELIQVVERALTTDVELKKRQVRVAEYDALLRLSGGDGRKLLNLLELVVSSHISSDELVITDEYVTKVAQQNIARYDKSGEQHYDIISAFIKSLRGSDPNGALYWMARMLVAGEDPVFIARRMLIMASEDIGNANPNALLMASQAMQAIRVIGMPEGRIILSQVAIYLATSPKSNASYTAINEAMALAEKTAHLPVPLHLRNAPTKLMKQLGYGREYQYAHDYNGNFSQQNYLPDELQSQRIFEPGQNPREQEILRTLRTLWGDWYGY, encoded by the coding sequence ATGAACACCGGTACTATCCCCCTCCCCGAACGAGTCAGACCACGGGTATTGGACGACGTGATTGGCCAGCAACAATTAATCGGGCCCAGCGGTGCACTGCGCCGGGCCGTCGAGGCGGGGCGGCTTCCTTCCATGATCCTTTGGGGCCCGCCGGGCGTGGGCAAAACCACTCTCGCCCTCCTGTTGGCCGAGGCCGTCAAGCGACCGTTTGTGGCCCTCAGTGCCATCAACGCCGGTGTAAAAGAAGTGCGCGATGTGCTGAGCCGCCCGGCGGGTTTATTTCCGCCGGTTGTCTTTATCGACGAGATTCACCGCTTCAACAAGAGTCAGCAGGATGCGCTGCTGGGGGCCGTGGAGAAAGGGCAGATCACGCTCATTGGCGCTACAACCGAAAACCCATCGTTTGAGGTCAACAGCGCCCTGCTATCGCGTTGCCAGGTCTACGTGCTCGAGGTGCTCGACCGCGACGAACTGATTCAGGTGGTCGAACGGGCGTTGACTACCGATGTTGAGCTGAAAAAACGGCAGGTACGTGTCGCTGAGTATGACGCACTGCTCCGGCTGTCGGGGGGCGATGGACGCAAGCTGCTCAACCTGCTTGAATTAGTGGTGAGCAGCCACATCAGCAGCGATGAACTGGTCATTACCGACGAGTACGTGACGAAGGTGGCACAGCAGAACATTGCCCGCTACGATAAGTCGGGCGAGCAGCATTACGACATCATTTCGGCCTTTATCAAGTCCCTGCGTGGCTCAGATCCCAACGGAGCCCTGTATTGGATGGCGCGGATGCTGGTGGCAGGCGAAGACCCCGTGTTCATTGCCCGGCGGATGCTCATCATGGCCTCAGAAGACATCGGCAACGCCAACCCCAACGCGCTGCTGATGGCCTCGCAGGCGATGCAGGCTATCCGGGTCATTGGCATGCCCGAAGGACGGATTATTCTGAGCCAGGTGGCGATCTACTTGGCTACGTCGCCCAAGAGCAATGCCAGTTACACGGCCATTAACGAGGCGATGGCCCTTGCCGAAAAAACGGCCCACCTGCCCGTGCCGCTGCACCTACGCAATGCCCCAACGAAACTGATGAAGCAGTTGGGCTACGGCCGTGAATACCAGTATGCACACGACTATAATGGCAACTTTAGTCAGCAAAATTACCTACCCGACGAGTTGCAGAGCCAACGGATTTTTGAACCCGGACAGAACCCCCGCGAGCAGGAAATTCTTCGCACCTTACGCACATTGTGGGGTGACTGGTATGGATATTGA
- a CDS encoding SDR family NAD(P)-dependent oxidoreductase: MFSLQNKIALITGGASGIGLAITEAFAQAGATVHILELNRAAAQTAADAVVAAGGQAFAHEVNVADQLAVRGVVEQIAAQNRIDILVNNAGIAHIGNAETTIETDFDRVISVNVKGVYNCLNAVLPHMRAAGGGVILNMASIAATLGLNDRFAYSMSKGATVSMTLSVAKDYLAHNIRCNCISPARVHTPFVDGFIAKNYPGQEAEMVDKLAKAQPIGRMGTPQEVAALALFLCSDEAGFITGCDYPIDGGTIRLNT; this comes from the coding sequence ATGTTCTCTCTACAAAACAAGATAGCCCTCATCACGGGTGGCGCCAGCGGCATTGGGCTGGCGATTACGGAAGCATTTGCGCAGGCGGGAGCAACGGTTCATATTTTGGAACTGAACCGGGCCGCCGCGCAAACGGCGGCTGATGCCGTTGTGGCGGCGGGTGGACAGGCCTTTGCGCACGAAGTCAACGTGGCCGACCAACTGGCGGTTCGGGGCGTCGTCGAGCAGATCGCAGCCCAAAACCGGATCGACATACTGGTCAATAACGCGGGGATCGCCCACATCGGCAATGCCGAGACGACCATCGAAACCGATTTCGATCGGGTAATTTCGGTCAACGTAAAGGGCGTTTACAATTGCCTCAATGCCGTACTGCCGCACATGCGGGCGGCGGGGGGCGGCGTCATCCTCAACATGGCGTCCATTGCCGCCACGCTGGGCCTCAACGACCGTTTTGCCTATTCGATGAGCAAAGGGGCTACCGTCAGCATGACCCTGTCGGTGGCGAAAGATTACCTCGCGCACAACATCCGCTGCAATTGCATCAGCCCGGCGCGGGTGCATACACCGTTTGTCGATGGGTTTATAGCCAAAAATTACCCCGGTCAGGAAGCCGAGATGGTTGACAAACTGGCTAAAGCGCAACCCATTGGTCGGATGGGAACACCGCAGGAAGTGGCTGCGCTGGCCCTTTTCCTGTGTTCCGACGAAGCTGGTTTTATCACTGGCTGCGATTACCCCATCGATGGCGGCACCATTCGGCTAAACACGTAG
- a CDS encoding response regulator has protein sequence MTPTIMLVDDSSICNLIMRKGLSQLPISADIHDFTDPVYAFSQLTVLQPTLIFLDLNMPELDGWGFLERMRETDQHHRVIILTSSTSAIDRARCNEFSNILSYQTKPVTRSFLDSLPQFLQPRP, from the coding sequence ATGACGCCAACCATTATGCTGGTTGATGATAGCAGCATCTGCAACCTGATCATGCGAAAAGGGCTAAGTCAGTTGCCGATCAGTGCCGACATACACGACTTCACCGATCCAGTCTACGCGTTCTCACAGCTAACCGTGCTGCAACCTACGTTGATCTTTCTGGACCTGAACATGCCTGAACTCGACGGTTGGGGCTTTCTGGAGCGTATGCGTGAGACAGATCAGCACCATCGGGTCATCATCCTGACGTCGTCGACAAGCGCTATCGACCGGGCGCGGTGCAACGAGTTCAGCAATATACTCTCATACCAAACCAAACCCGTTACCCGTAGCTTTCTGGATTCCTTACCGCAATTTCTTCAACCCAGGCCCTAG
- a CDS encoding carboxymuconolactone decarboxylase family protein, whose product MMKYAFPFRLVQYEEATPEVQQLYDETRQALGLPFVLNWFKCQGNNPVLLRGNWTKLRATLLLGVVPNIIKQLIIYNVSTQRGCHYCATVHGLFANRLGNVFGEQFRVTDEMNSELIPLSYRTAVRVVTKAALQPKAITEDHFSQLTAVGFNGQEIQELMAQADLVNMLNTIADISGIRIDNELVEIAA is encoded by the coding sequence ATGATGAAATACGCTTTTCCTTTTCGTCTAGTCCAGTATGAAGAAGCCACCCCTGAAGTTCAACAGCTATACGACGAAACACGTCAGGCACTAGGCTTACCGTTTGTCTTAAACTGGTTTAAATGTCAGGGTAATAACCCTGTCTTGCTGCGGGGGAACTGGACAAAGCTCCGCGCCACATTGCTGCTGGGGGTTGTTCCCAACATTATCAAGCAGCTCATTATCTACAATGTATCGACGCAGCGCGGTTGCCACTACTGTGCAACCGTGCACGGCCTGTTTGCCAACAGACTGGGCAACGTCTTCGGTGAGCAGTTTAGGGTCACCGACGAGATGAATAGCGAACTCATTCCGCTCAGTTATCGAACCGCCGTCCGCGTAGTCACCAAAGCGGCTTTGCAGCCGAAAGCCATTACAGAAGACCACTTTAGCCAGCTTACTGCCGTTGGCTTCAACGGACAGGAAATTCAGGAATTGATGGCTCAGGCCGACTTGGTGAACATGTTAAATACCATTGCCGACATTTCCGGCATTAGGATTGATAATGAATTAGTGGAAATCGCCGCTTAA
- the ade gene encoding adenine deaminase — protein MLTANILNLFDKSIIYGTIRFDHGRIAQIDRLGAERPGEPYVLPGFIDAHVHVESSLLTPAQFARLAVVHGTVATVSDPHEIGNVLGVPGVEYMLADGKRTPFKFCFGAPSCVPATPFETAGATITVKDVRYLLGLRDIGYLAEMMNFPGVLNDDPDVLMKIAYAKAFSKPVDGHAPGLRGNDAQRYIDAGIETDHECMSYDEGLDKARRGMNILIREGSAARNFDALIPLVDEFPQLVMFCSDDKHPDTLAQGHINQLVARAIGAGYNRWNVLRAACINPVLHYRLPVGLLREGDPADYIVVRDLNSFELLETVINGEPVAKEGRSLLPDLRSEHVNQFNCSEKDPADFWLQAHRPYGLLRVIEAIDGQLITNELQLEGTIQQGAWVADPDRDLLKIAVVNRYADAPVSVGFIKNFGLKHGAIASSVGHDSHNITAVGCDDESLCQAVNAVIRARGGLSAVGVIQQDSHPLYIRKLLPLPVAGLMTDEDGYVVAAQYTELDQFVKEELGSTLAAPFMTLSFMALLVIPALKLSDKGLFDGRSFQFVKIECAH, from the coding sequence ATGCTAACTGCCAACATCCTGAACCTTTTCGACAAATCGATCATCTATGGAACCATCCGTTTCGACCACGGGCGCATCGCCCAGATCGATCGCCTGGGTGCCGAGCGCCCCGGCGAACCCTACGTGCTGCCCGGTTTCATTGATGCGCACGTGCACGTCGAGAGTTCCCTGCTGACGCCCGCGCAGTTTGCCCGGCTGGCGGTGGTTCATGGCACCGTAGCCACGGTATCAGACCCGCACGAGATTGGCAACGTGCTGGGGGTTCCGGGGGTGGAGTATATGCTGGCCGACGGCAAACGTACCCCGTTTAAGTTCTGCTTCGGGGCGCCTTCCTGCGTGCCGGCTACGCCCTTCGAAACGGCGGGCGCTACCATCACGGTCAAGGATGTACGCTACCTGCTGGGCCTGCGCGACATCGGTTACCTCGCCGAGATGATGAATTTCCCCGGCGTGCTCAACGACGACCCCGACGTGCTGATGAAGATTGCGTATGCCAAAGCGTTCAGCAAGCCAGTCGATGGGCATGCGCCCGGCCTGCGCGGCAACGACGCCCAACGCTACATCGACGCCGGCATCGAAACCGACCACGAGTGCATGTCGTATGACGAAGGGCTGGATAAGGCCCGCCGTGGCATGAACATCCTGATTCGGGAAGGGAGCGCGGCCCGCAACTTCGACGCCCTGATTCCGCTGGTCGATGAGTTTCCGCAACTGGTGATGTTCTGCTCCGACGACAAGCACCCCGATACGCTGGCGCAGGGGCACATCAATCAACTGGTGGCGCGGGCGATCGGGGCGGGTTACAACCGCTGGAATGTGCTGCGGGCGGCCTGCATCAACCCCGTGCTACACTATCGCCTGCCCGTGGGGCTGCTGCGCGAAGGCGACCCGGCCGATTATATCGTGGTGCGCGACCTGAATTCGTTTGAACTGCTCGAAACGGTGATCAACGGCGAACCGGTGGCCAAAGAAGGTCGGTCACTCCTACCCGACCTGCGCAGCGAACACGTCAATCAGTTCAACTGCTCGGAGAAGGACCCCGCCGATTTCTGGCTACAGGCCCATCGGCCCTATGGTCTGCTGCGGGTTATCGAAGCCATCGACGGGCAGCTCATCACCAACGAGTTGCAGCTAGAGGGCACTATTCAGCAGGGGGCCTGGGTAGCCGACCCCGACCGCGACCTGCTGAAGATTGCGGTGGTCAATCGCTACGCCGATGCGCCGGTATCGGTTGGCTTTATCAAAAACTTTGGCCTGAAACACGGTGCCATTGCGTCGTCGGTGGGGCATGATTCGCACAATATCACCGCCGTCGGTTGCGACGACGAGAGTCTGTGTCAGGCGGTGAATGCCGTTATCCGGGCGCGGGGCGGACTGTCGGCAGTGGGCGTTATTCAGCAGGATAGCCATCCGCTTTATATCCGCAAGCTCTTGCCCCTGCCGGTAGCGGGGCTGATGACCGACGAAGACGGGTACGTGGTTGCAGCGCAGTATACGGAGTTGGATCAGTTTGTGAAAGAGGAACTTGGCAGCACCCTGGCCGCTCCCTTCATGACGCTGAGCTTTATGGCACTTCTGGTTATACCTGCGCTCAAGCTGAGTGACAAAGGGTTATTTGACGGGCGCTCGTTTCAGTTCGTGAAAATTGAATGCGCCCACTGA
- a CDS encoding RNA polymerase sigma factor gives MARQRNTPGIDEIKLWDEFRSGNQPAFAQLYQEYVSVLFHYCSHFSQDRALIKDCIHDLFVELWRHRQNIGPTTSVRFYLMASIKRKLVRHITAEQKFCNPDDLRPGEGFTDSDRSHEMTLIHQEEDSFMNDCLSRALDRLPRRQREAIYLKFYQNMGNDEISKLMEINIQSVYNLIFGALGNLKKYVSTERMPI, from the coding sequence ATGGCTCGTCAGCGCAACACGCCTGGAATCGACGAAATCAAATTGTGGGACGAATTCCGGTCTGGCAACCAACCGGCTTTTGCTCAACTTTATCAGGAATACGTCAGCGTCTTGTTTCACTATTGCAGTCACTTTTCGCAAGACCGCGCCCTGATCAAAGATTGCATCCATGATTTATTTGTCGAGCTGTGGCGGCATCGGCAAAACATCGGCCCCACCACCTCTGTGCGCTTCTACCTGATGGCGTCGATCAAACGGAAGCTGGTTCGGCACATCACCGCCGAGCAGAAGTTCTGCAATCCCGACGACCTGCGCCCCGGCGAAGGGTTTACCGACAGCGATCGCTCGCACGAGATGACGCTCATTCATCAGGAAGAAGACTCGTTCATGAATGACTGCCTGAGCCGCGCCCTCGACCGCCTGCCCCGTCGGCAGCGCGAGGCGATCTACCTCAAATTTTACCAGAATATGGGCAACGATGAGATTTCGAAGCTCATGGAAATCAACATCCAATCGGTCTATAACCTCATTTTTGGGGCGCTGGGCAACCTAAAGAAATACGTATCGACAGAACGTATGCCCATATAG
- a CDS encoding UxaA family hydrolase yields MTTSILKIHPADNVIVALNDLPAQASVTLGTETYLLPNGVAAKHKFVTEDRQPGDPVTMYGVTVGRATQPIRRGEVITTFNLKHQSDAYGIGNRHPYTYLAPDVSRWQSRTFMGYHRADGRVGTRNYWLVIPLVFCENRNVLTLKEAFERELGYAQPEQYRDQVRELLHLYQHGQMDVIKKMQPFVAREQMATVADDKPKRPFANVDGIKFLTHEMGCGGTRQDSAALCSLLAGYINNPNVAGATVLSLGCQHLQADMLEKEVKRQNPHGKKTILVYEQQAGTEYELLTQAIKDTFLELVEINKIERQPAPLSQLCVGLKCGGSDGFSGLSANPAIGHLSDVIGALGGRTVLAEFPELCGAEQNMIDRITDDAKAEKFINLMETYAAQAEAAGSGFDMNPSPGNIKDGLITDAIKSAGAAKKGGLAFVADVLDYAEPIRKPGLNLLCTPGNDVEATTGMAGSGANLILFTTGLGTPTGNPVCPVVKISTNTVLQRRMPDVIDFDSGPIIDGTQTVEQNGEALLDWLIGLASGTYLTKAEQLGQDDFIPWKRGVSL; encoded by the coding sequence ATGACTACGAGCATACTAAAAATACACCCGGCCGATAATGTCATCGTTGCGCTGAACGATTTGCCGGCTCAGGCGTCGGTCACGCTCGGTACAGAAACGTACCTGCTGCCCAACGGAGTAGCGGCCAAGCATAAATTCGTGACGGAAGATCGCCAGCCGGGCGACCCCGTCACCATGTATGGCGTTACGGTGGGGCGCGCCACGCAGCCCATCCGGCGTGGTGAGGTAATCACCACCTTCAACCTCAAACACCAGTCCGACGCCTATGGTATCGGTAACCGTCACCCTTATACGTACCTGGCCCCCGACGTGTCGCGCTGGCAGAGCCGCACGTTCATGGGCTATCACCGGGCCGATGGCCGTGTCGGTACGCGCAACTACTGGCTGGTGATTCCGCTGGTATTCTGCGAAAACCGCAACGTACTGACCCTGAAAGAGGCCTTCGAGCGTGAATTGGGCTATGCCCAGCCCGAGCAGTACCGCGATCAGGTACGTGAACTACTGCACCTGTATCAGCACGGGCAGATGGATGTCATCAAGAAGATGCAGCCCTTTGTGGCGCGCGAACAAATGGCTACCGTAGCCGACGACAAACCGAAGCGCCCGTTTGCCAACGTAGACGGCATCAAATTTCTCACCCACGAGATGGGCTGCGGAGGCACCCGGCAAGATTCGGCGGCGCTCTGTTCGCTGCTGGCGGGCTACATTAACAACCCCAACGTAGCGGGTGCTACGGTGCTCAGCCTTGGTTGCCAGCACCTGCAGGCCGATATGCTGGAGAAGGAGGTAAAGCGGCAAAACCCGCACGGTAAAAAGACCATTCTGGTGTATGAGCAGCAGGCGGGAACCGAATACGAGCTGCTGACGCAGGCCATCAAGGACACGTTTCTGGAACTGGTTGAGATCAACAAGATCGAGCGGCAACCGGCTCCCCTGAGCCAATTGTGCGTAGGGCTGAAATGTGGCGGCTCCGACGGTTTTTCGGGTTTATCGGCCAACCCGGCGATCGGGCATTTGTCCGACGTGATCGGGGCGTTGGGTGGCCGCACCGTGCTGGCCGAATTCCCGGAGTTGTGTGGCGCCGAACAGAACATGATCGACCGGATTACCGACGACGCCAAAGCCGAGAAATTCATCAACCTGATGGAAACCTACGCCGCGCAGGCCGAAGCCGCCGGATCGGGTTTTGACATGAATCCGTCGCCGGGTAATATCAAAGACGGTCTTATTACCGACGCCATCAAATCGGCGGGAGCCGCCAAAAAAGGCGGGCTGGCTTTTGTGGCGGATGTCCTCGATTATGCCGAGCCGATCCGCAAACCGGGTCTGAACCTGCTCTGCACACCCGGCAACGACGTGGAGGCTACCACGGGCATGGCTGGTTCGGGCGCTAACCTGATTCTGTTCACCACGGGCCTTGGCACACCCACCGGCAACCCCGTTTGTCCCGTTGTGAAGATCTCGACCAACACGGTACTGCAACGCCGTATGCCCGACGTGATCGACTTCGACAGCGGCCCGATTATCGACGGCACCCAAACCGTTGAACAAAACGGCGAAGCCCTGCTCGACTGGCTCATCGGGCTGGCCTCAGGAACGTACCTGACCAAAGCCGAACAACTCGGGCAAGATGATTTCATTCCCTGGAAACGGGGGGTTTCACTATAA
- a CDS encoding alginate O-acetyltransferase AlgX-related protein — MKKLYIQSIVLIFFIILFLPTVSYFLGVTPEQTMESKSNVQTTGRGGTYIKNKLRQINSYYVGNFGGRTALVYCHNVLNYFLLKQSPIPEQVLLGKDGWLFAGDQTGYVIKQHIGLFSLSADSARIIADHLLAVQQKLKQKSIKFYVLIAPDSHSIYSEKLPDLLQQNKVDKAAGYRPETPHDVLSSTMSRYPELSYIDLRDTLIQAKRLAPVYQKTDTHWNNYGALIGCAVLMDHMRLHFPYLKPIRKEDYRYTKVPGDGGDLAGLMMLRKQVREPYLYGVEPKNPLKAREVKVSSRSATGYPDRQWIGPDTTQPRLMLFGDSFTTSVAFFLPAYFGESYFVRQSTLDWKRIEAEKPDAVVVEIVERNLRALSRL, encoded by the coding sequence ATGAAAAAGCTATACATACAAAGCATAGTGTTAATTTTTTTTATCATACTGTTCTTGCCAACGGTTAGCTATTTTCTAGGCGTTACGCCAGAACAAACCATGGAATCCAAGTCAAATGTACAGACTACCGGTAGGGGGGGGACTTATATCAAAAACAAACTAAGACAAATTAATTCCTATTATGTCGGTAATTTTGGTGGACGAACTGCCTTGGTTTATTGCCACAATGTGTTGAATTACTTTTTACTAAAGCAGTCGCCTATACCCGAGCAAGTGTTGTTAGGAAAGGATGGGTGGCTATTTGCAGGTGACCAAACTGGATATGTCATAAAACAACACATTGGTTTGTTTTCACTTTCCGCTGATTCAGCCCGCATTATTGCTGACCATTTACTAGCTGTTCAGCAAAAATTGAAGCAAAAAAGTATTAAATTTTACGTATTGATTGCTCCCGATTCGCATAGTATCTATTCTGAAAAACTCCCCGACTTACTACAGCAAAATAAAGTCGATAAAGCAGCTGGCTACCGCCCTGAAACACCACATGACGTGTTGTCATCTACCATGAGTCGGTATCCTGAATTGTCGTATATCGATCTTCGGGATACATTGATACAGGCAAAGAGACTCGCCCCTGTTTACCAAAAAACAGATACACACTGGAACAATTACGGGGCTCTAATCGGATGCGCCGTTTTGATGGATCATATGCGATTGCATTTCCCCTACCTTAAGCCGATCCGAAAAGAGGATTATCGCTATACCAAGGTTCCTGGCGACGGTGGCGATTTGGCCGGTTTGATGATGTTGCGTAAGCAAGTTCGCGAACCCTATCTGTACGGGGTTGAGCCGAAAAATCCGCTGAAAGCCAGAGAAGTAAAGGTGAGTAGCCGGTCGGCTACCGGGTACCCGGATAGGCAATGGATCGGACCCGACACGACTCAACCCAGGTTGATGCTCTTTGGCGACTCATTCACCACGAGCGTAGCGTTTTTTCTGCCAGCCTACTTCGGCGAGTCGTACTTTGTGCGGCAGTCGACACTCGACTGGAAACGGATCGAGGCTGAGAAGCCCGACGCGGTAGTGGTCGAAATTGTCGAACGGAATCTGCGTGCGTTAAGCCGTTTGTAG
- the argC gene encoding N-acetyl-gamma-glutamyl-phosphate reductase, with amino-acid sequence MTIHAGIIGGAGYTGGELLRILINHPFVSVAFAHSQSQAGKPVWATHTDLLGDTDLTFAGGETQALVQQEGLDVLFLCSGHGQSAKFLAENDVPEHVTVIDLSTDFRDETADFVYGLPELNRERIQQADRVANPGCFATAIQLALLPLAEADLLLDAVQVSAITGSTGAGQALVPTTGFTWRNNNLSIYKAFTHQHLAEIRQSLVQLQPGFSEAINFVPYRGDFTRGIMANVYTPYAGTLADALDRYRAYYENHPFTHVSNGPVDLKQVVNTNKCLLALEHHDGQLLISSVIDNLTKGASGQAVQNMNLVFGLPEDAGLRLKAVAF; translated from the coding sequence ATGACCATTCACGCAGGTATTATTGGCGGCGCGGGCTACACGGGTGGTGAACTGCTTCGAATTCTGATTAACCACCCGTTTGTGTCGGTGGCGTTTGCCCATAGCCAAAGTCAGGCGGGTAAGCCGGTTTGGGCCACCCATACCGATCTGCTGGGCGATACCGACCTGACGTTTGCCGGGGGCGAAACTCAGGCGCTGGTTCAGCAGGAAGGCCTCGATGTGCTTTTTTTGTGTTCAGGACACGGCCAATCGGCGAAGTTTCTGGCCGAAAACGACGTACCTGAGCACGTAACGGTCATTGACCTGAGCACCGATTTCCGCGACGAAACGGCCGATTTTGTGTATGGCCTGCCTGAACTGAACCGCGAGCGCATCCAGCAAGCCGACCGGGTAGCCAATCCGGGTTGTTTCGCTACGGCAATCCAACTGGCGCTGTTGCCGCTGGCCGAGGCGGACCTGCTGCTCGACGCCGTGCAGGTGAGTGCCATAACGGGCAGCACAGGCGCGGGGCAGGCGCTGGTGCCTACCACAGGGTTTACGTGGCGCAACAACAACCTGTCTATTTACAAAGCCTTTACGCACCAGCACCTAGCCGAGATTCGGCAGAGTCTGGTGCAATTGCAACCCGGTTTCAGCGAAGCGATCAACTTCGTGCCCTACCGGGGTGACTTCACACGGGGGATCATGGCCAACGTGTACACGCCCTATGCAGGTACGTTGGCCGACGCGCTTGACCGCTATCGGGCTTACTACGAAAACCACCCCTTCACGCATGTGAGCAACGGCCCGGTCGATCTGAAGCAGGTAGTCAACACCAACAAGTGCTTGCTGGCGCTGGAACACCACGATGGCCAGTTGCTCATCAGCAGCGTAATCGACAACCTCACCAAAGGGGCTTCGGGGCAGGCCGTTCAGAATATGAACCTGGTTTTTGGGCTGCCTGAAGATGCCGGGCTGCGGCTGAAAGCCGTGGCGTTTTAG